TGCAGGCTTTGTACGGGAGGACCGTCTAACGTTTTTGCAGCAGTGTCTGTACTTCGGTGGTCTCGAACGTCGTGTTCCCACGAACGAGCTTGGTCTCCCGTTTGCTAGTAGTGTGATTAGGGAACTCGTGCGGCCTGGTTCTTAGCAAGAAGGATGCTAACGAGATACAGGGGACTCGACACGCATTTCTCGAGATATACAAGAACGATGGGAAAACATCCCGGCCTTGGATCGGTTGGTGCAGAGTATCAAACCAAATGCGATTCAACTTAGTTAAATAATACACATTCTGTTTCAGCGCCTGAGTGTTCAGTGTCACGGGCAAACGAGAATTCTCTATTCACAATCGCGAAAGCACAGCGTCTCGCTCAGAAACGCTGACACTGCGAAAGGCGCTAAACGCAAAGAGCCACATTCCCTCCCAAAGGAAGATGAGAATCCTGATGGGAAATGCGTCCAACTCACTCGAACACAGAAATCAGTGTTGTGGCAGCGTGCGCGGAAGGGGAATTCTCGTTCGCAGCCTGGTGAAAATGGTGGCCCTGAAACCAGTCTAAAAAGTGATTTCGGCCGACAAAAGCTTGTGAATAACCCCTTCTCAACAAGGATTACTCCTGTGTTGGGATGGGTCGGATGATGCTCGCGTCTGTGAGCACAGGATCCCAGTTCCATTGTGCTTTTCGTGGCCATCAAGCTAGGAGCAGTAGGTATACGGGAATCCAGCGAATGGCTCGACAACCATTGTCCCTCGTACTaccagcgagaggaaacgcgaaaggaAATCGGATAGTTTGAAGTGTCCTGGCCAAACGCGCAAAGCCGTGGCGTGTCCGTGCACGTTTAACAAGTCTTTTCAATTGGTTTTACGAAGCACACGATAACTGGGTGTTCCCGTCTGCCCTGGGGGGTCCGCCTACTGAAGGAAAAGCGCCACGATTCTAGATCTGTAGGTGCAGAATCGCCCGCTTGGTGTTTGTGTCCGAACAAAGGTTCCCCGCAGAACTCTGCGTTCTTCCCGTGCCACTGACCGGGAGTGTTCCCTAGGTCTGCTGGGCACCCCCGCTTTCCATCGACAACCCGAGATTTTTCAAAATCAATTTTTCTACCGCCAAGTACTGCGCTTCGCTGCGAATGTCGCAGTGCAGAGCTTTGCCTGCAACTGTCTGAAGCGAGGGATAAACAAGTTGTCCCGCTGACTCTCTGTtccctgcgttttctgcgccCCCCGGGCACCTTGACCACTCGTCAGGCCCAGCAGAGTAAGCCCCGCTGTTTTTTTGCGGAGGCAGAACGCAAAGGAAATCCACCACACGTGCTGTGGAAGCCtcggagagacgcagcagaccATGGCGTCCCTCTGGCacgtctgcgtttcctttcttcaaACCAGGAACGACTCGGTTGCCACAGAGCGATGTCTCCAACATCCAAATGACGGCTACTGAAGACACAgccggagaaacagaacatAACGCGAAATagggagtctagcttcagaGGCTCTCTGGCTGCTAGTTAACGCCCTGAGAAGGTACGGAGACGGGAACTTTTTACCCGCTCTTGAAACACAAGAGTTCCCGCAGCTGTCATGCAGGGAGAAGTCACTTTTTGTGGACACACGAAAAACAAGGAAGGCCACAGAAGAGGAATAGGTTGCGGCTCGCTGCCGCAGTTGGTCGAGACACAGCGAAACGTATGGGGAACGCCAGCGTGCGGCAGCCTTGCCAAGTACCTCGTCTCTGGGTTGTTCCATTTCTGAATCTTCAGGCATTTCCGGTGTGGCATCTCTTGCATGAACCCTCATGTTTCTGGTTCAACCTTTCGAGGCTCAAATGCTACCGTTTCACCATTTGCACAGAACTTGTTTGAGGGATTCGTCTGTGTTCGCGTCCCTTCGTTCtgccgctctgtctctccgttccaGCCGAAATACCCCTGCCAAAGGCCTTCTCACTTCACACATATTCTCTGTGacgccttctgtctgtcgcctCACCACCTTAGAGTCCTAAACCAACGACGCAACTACGCACGCTACCTCCCTCGAAAtcgcgtctccctctggGTCTCCCCCGTCTCCCACAGCAACTTCCCACAACCTAAGacccttctcgtcttcccctcttGTTCCATTCTCTgttccccttttcttcgctgcttctctctttctctctcgttcgactcactggcgtctctccgcgttGCGGTGTGCCTCGCCATGAgtcgtgcatgcgcttgtgTGAGGCGAAACAAACCTTCGAAGAACCGCACTGTGACTCCGGTACCGCCTCCGTGCGGACCGGCAGGCTTCCCAAACGGAcccagcgcatgcagagcaccTTCCGCCGAACGCGATTCGCCGCTCGACGAGCCCACGGCTCTCAAACGCAGGTAGTAACGTGAGAGAACTTGCCCCGCTTGCCTCGACAGTCCAGGAAAGAACGTGTTTCCAACAAACGCGAGGTACAGCCGCAGCAGCGACGTCGTCCAGGACAGCAGCGCACCGAGTGCAGAAGGTCGACGCCGGCCTTGAGCGGCGCGGGAACACTCcaacgaagacgaggagccAATTTCAGTCTtacttgcatgcgtcgcgaCGTCCAGCGGCGGCGGGAGCGGGCCTGCGGCTGACGATTTTTGACCGCGACCTACAGCCTGGAAAAGGCgacggaaagagaggacaTCGAGCGAACGTCGAGAGCAACTGTGCGGCGCATGGTCCTGCCATAATCTGCAGCATCTGGTGAGCAGGCGTTGGAGAAGGCATGTCTCACTCAAGTCGAGTGAGACATGCCTTCTCCAACGCGTAGCGGCCTGTAATGAGGCTGAGCCATGACGCGAATTAGAGGGTATCTCTGAAAACGATTTCTGCAAGGATGTCCATTCGTTCAGGCCCATCGaatggaggagacagtctcgGATACTTCTTGTCGAGtcacaaagagagacacttcACAGGTGGACTTGCAATGGATAGAATGCGTTGCCCGAAAACAACCCCGCAGCACATGCACATCTTCGCGTGAAGCGCGACCAGACTGAAAACTCGACTGTGAGAACGAAAGGAAAACTCTGAAACTGCACTCGttcagcagagaaagagaagaagacctaTCGATGGACAGGTAGGAGAAGCACCACGAAGTAACGCCACCCGCACTCTGCGGAAGCTGTCCGTTCCCATCTACTGtctcgtttgttttctcttcttgaaAACGCAGAGCCTACTCGACCAACGATGAAGTCGGTGACAGCATCGATCGCCCGCGGGGCGTCTCCGAGAACGACAACTGCGTCGAATCTTGAAAAGAGGGGGGGAGGCATGTTGGCATCGAGACAGGGGAGGTCGGCGTAGCATTCGCTCGAGCCACTCGGACTATTTGCATCGAAAAGCctggaaagcgaagagaaagtcTTCCCCCCAACGGCACCCGTCTCCGTGCTGGTCGCTGCGATGATCGAACACCGAGCTGTCAGACGCGTGACCAGACCCGCctgcagaaagaggaaaccagagaagaaacaagtgaaaagaggaaagaagaagaaaacgaagaaagggagagagggagaaaagaagactgatagaggagaaggaaagcgcgccactgaagaggaaacgacaaCGAAGGTCATGAAGAAGGTGGAGGGGTGTTCGTATCGTCGACACAAGATTGACAGAGATCTGGAATTTTTCAATTTGAGTCGttcgtcctctttccttgtctcttcttcacattCTTCACATTTCGCACGCGATGCCAGGCATCCCCCAGACTGGCCATGAAGACGTCATTTCAACGGACTTTTATCGCAGCCCGTGGTTAACTTTGAACGGAGCACACGGCGTCAGGAAAGAAGGATTTACGGAAGAATCGGTGCGGTATGGGATGGAATAAAATGCCTCCAAGCCCCTTCCCTGATATCATATCTGCACGACTTCAGCAGAATGTACAGGCATTCTTTTTTGCAGAATCAGACACCGATACAACTCGCAGATTCTACAGGCGCTGTCCTCTCCGTCTATGCGCCTTCTGTCCGACGTCTacttctgttcttccttcctctgcttcgtttctgcgcTGCTCCATTCCCTGGCCCGCctccttcctgttctcctctcttccttcgtttcctcttctttcgttcctGCGGTTTGTCTCCGCCTCATCTTGCTCCTTTCCTGCGTCTGCCCCGaatcttctttcttcctgggtcctttctttctcctcattcctctccttccccacTTCCACCGCCctcctccctccctctcctctctctcttccgcgtgcctcccttcgtccccgtttcgttctccttctcctccgctaCTGtgctccctcttctcgcttaggctcgctgtcttctccccttATAtccccctcttcctcttccttcttcttcctcttcctcttccttcttcttcctcttccttcttcctcttgctgcTTCACGGTGGTCGTGATTCAGCTCTCCAGTCTTTGTCGCGTTCGCTACCTTGGCGACCGAAATCGACTGCTGCTCCATGGCTTCATGGATCGCGGCTTGGGCGTCCTTCTTCATCAAATACAAGTCGTCTAAACAGCAGACGCCTTCATCGGCCAGAACGAGGATTCCAGGGTCCAAGTGCCAGGCGCCGTTGCCGCTATCTCGAACAGCGGCGCATGTCAGCCCTGCGGCTGTGCATCCCATCCCTGAAACGCACGAGAACATCGACACTCTGTTCAGTTGCTCGCAAACCTTCAGACCGCGCGAAACCATGAACCTTcacggaagagaggagagagacacgggagACGGCTGAACGccgcctcgcttctcgagGCGACGCGCATCTGCGCGCAGACcccctccctgtctctccgtccgcggagacggagaactGAGCACTTTCCCTCTACACGCCGTCTCTGACGACGCTCCACGACTGCGACAGTGGTTGTCCCTGTGCCggagtttcttcgctcttgcgACGCAGGTCCGCAGCGCCCTGCGTCACTCGAGGATGGCCAACACTCCGCATGCACAAAGTACCTTTTTCTTTCAACAAAGCCTCGTGTGAACGCCAACTCGCGGAGCCCCCTGCTGACATGCCAGGCCGCCAAAGAGGCTCCCGGGATCGCTGGACAGACGCTGCACCTCGGAGACTCCCGGGGAGTTACATGCGTTCTGTGAGTTCGCCTCGCGAAGCGTGGACTCCCCAAAGAAAGTCCCTACAAACTTACGAATCTCTTTTTACACAGTGCACAGGCAGGCCAGCGCCAGGTCTCACGTGACGCGTACTCGAGGCTCGGCCGTTGTCCCTAACTCTTTTTCCTGGACTTCTTTTCCACGCCAAAGGCCTACGAGCATTCATGTTGCCGAGTTTCTGGAATGCGCCATTCCCCATCGCAGACCTGATGAGGTCTGCCTCGGCGTCCCCCAGAAAAAAAGTCAAACATTACGGGAGTCACCTTCGCCTGTAGATCCTCTTCTGTTCTAGCGAGAATTCGCGTTCGCGTTTCGACTCTCCCCGACCCACAGCGAACGCCGTCTGTGCGGAACTGAAAACGggttttcgttcttcctgGCAGAATCCTCCCTCCGCCCAGAGGGTCTCAAGTTGAGTCCTTCCTGAGTTGCCTCTTAAACGTGTCATGGACTCGAAATCAACTGGCGCACGACCGGCGCCAAACCTCACCAGTTGCTCCAAAGGCCTTCTGCGCGAGTCGCCGTCCTGCAAGGAGCAAAGTCGATTTGCCCGTTCCTGTCGCGCCCAAGAGAAGCAAGTGGCATTTGTGTCGAGTGCTGCatccttctccactttcgcggtcttctcgctttctcttggCATCGCGATGCCTCACGCCCTCGACGTCgccgtcctctctgtcgtctctgccCGGCCTTCGGCAATCCTGACACCGGGcgccctcgtcttcctcgcacGCGACGCGTTCGTCTGGCTGTCGGTGCAAACGCGAGTCGCGTTCTCCGCGACGGCCTCCTTCCCCCTCTCCTTGCTCCCCGgtggccttctctctcttcgccttaCTCCCAGACGTCTCTGCCCTCACGTCGTCCCCATCCGCGGCGTCTCCACCCCAGAGAAGGTAGGCCGCGCGGTTCGTCGGGGGCGCCCAGAtgtcggcttctctctgggCGTCGCCTGCAGCTGGACGGACGAACTTCCTCCATCGGGatccgctttcttcttcttgctggtcgccttcctcttgagaagcgaacgaaTTCGCGGCCAGAGCTCGGGTGTCCCCGAAGCCTCCTGGCGGCACTGTGCGCGCTTCACAGCCGCCTacagacagccgagagagacgcaatCGAAAGGGCAGATTTGGTGAAACATGACAAAGGAAACCAGCGTTAAGGCATTCCACGTCCGGCGATGCTTCGGCCATAATCTACAGGTATCACCCTGTCACTCGCACCAACGTTAAGTTTCACACAGGATACACTCTTCGAACAAGAATTGGATTCAGGTTCTGTCTTagcggaaagggagaaacgcgactgTTCATCTGCGCCTGTGGGCCGCAGGGTGTCGCCTGGGAGGAATCAGCTCTGAGCGTCATTTACAAGCTCACGTGAGGAAATCAGGAGCGGAAGGgaacgagacacagagatcAAAACTCGAGGCACTTTGCGTCTCGGGAGGAGGTGCAGGGACAAGAATCGCCTGGAGCGAccaagaggcagaagaagcgagatgCAACCTGGCTCTCGATGTCACAGTCTCGTCatatcttcttcctcacagTCTTCTGTCGTGTTTGGAATTCCCTCAATCTTTCTTCGAGCTTTTTCCCTGTCGCGCACTCTGTCGATTCCTCGGCGAACggttttcgtctttctctggatATGTGTAGTTCTCCATCTCTttgcttctgcgtttcgctcctcttttcctATGTATTTAcctccctgtgtctctctttctctgtgtcctgAGCTAAACGTTCTTGCGTCTAGGTCTCTCGAGCGCTGTCTCGACCTCGCTCGACGGATATTCacaggtgcatgcacatcttGGTCTatctgcttctctggaggctgcgtctctcctttcctccgttgttcgtttccgtctctctcgctgcctctttGCTCTTTTCATTTCACTTtgttctctttgttctccccactgcgtttccttcttcgtattccctctctccttgatcttcgtctgcctttgTTCTCCTCACTGATCAACGTCAGCAGGAGGGCAAGTTTTGCCGAGCCCATGCCGTAAAGCGACGGACAGGCTGCGTCGAGAAGACGGCCTCGCGCCGTCCACTCATCCCAGCCGCCGCTTCCACCTCTCaatccttcttctcccttttctcctctctcgcgcgctctccctcgctctccggCGCCGCCGGTCGCTTCGCCCTGCGCTGCGTCTGTGTCGCGCCCCGTCGACTCCCAAAAGGCCTGGAAAACCTCCTCGAGGCTCGGCAGTTTCTGCCGCAACTTCCGCGGGGACTGGGACTCCCTCTCTGTTTGACTCCCCGCAGagccaagagaagaagacgaggaagcaggtGGGGGATGCGCGTCCTGAAGCGAAGGAGGTCTGAAAGTCTTTCGAGCGTCGGTCGAAAGAAGACGTTTGCGCTGGTGAGCTGCAAAGACTTGGACGAGGTACGGATCCCGAAAAAGCCACTCAACACTGCGGCGCGACGCAGCCAGAGGGTCCGGGCGAATGTGAAAGATGTTGTTTGCCTCGAGAACCATTTCGACCTCTGCTCTGAGCATTCCAAACTCAAACAGCACAGCCCCTCTCAttgacacacacacacactccaGCACGCACCTCTACACATACgtctcatatatatatatatatatacatatatacatatatgcatatatacatatatgcatatatatatatatatatataaatgtatacaaatatacgtttatatgtatatatatatatatatatatatatatatgtggcTAGTTTCATTGGGGTGGCGTTTCGGCGTCGAGTGTCTGGGCGgatatctgcatgcaaatctTATCTGTGGCTAgcgcgtcgtctctgtggGGTTTCCGCTCGGGTACAATTGTCTTTCGGACCTCATGTCGCGGACGACGCGTTGCCAGCGTCTGCCTACGATGCCGACGACGGTGACGATGTCGCCCATCGAGACAGTGCCTGAAGGCAAACGTTGAATTCGGGGAAGACAGctgcctgtgtttctctggagCGACGCACTCCTACGTCGAGGCCCCGTCTGAAGACCGTGGCGCCGCGTTCGAATGAAGGGATTTTtcacactgcatgcgcttcggACGCTTCGGTCGCTCCTTCGGTGGCGATGCAGGCAGTGGGCACCGGCGTAGCCCCGGTTGGACTGGAGTTCCGTCGATCTGAAGCCAACTGAAGGCAGGACGGTGCGGCCTATCGAGTGCGATCCTCAAGTCTTGTTTTTAGCGCAGTCTTCCGCTGCACTTGCAGCCGCGGCAGCGACGTAACAGACTGCATCCGAGATCGAGGACTCCCCAACAAAGCAGGCGACAACGCAGAGCTCGACGAGCAGAAGCATGCACGCTGCCGCAGTTCGGcccgagaagaaagacgaccgacagcaggaagagaggccAGAGGGAAGTAGGTCACGAGGAGGGTctcgcagaaagaaaggacggagaacaagaacgagttgagaaagagaggaacgaatAAGTcagcaagagagaacgacacagcgcagcaaaagaaaacgagggtgCCAGAACCGAACACGACGCGAAACGACATCACACAGAATTcgaaagacaaaggagagcCTCTGACCTGCAAGGTGTCTCAGGAGAACCACAGGTAGCAGCGCGCGGTGTGCCGGATCTCGAGAGAGATACTTTCTTGCTCCCGCCAGCGAGCAGCGAAGTCTGAAGGGAGAGCGGAGAGCGGAGAGCCAAAGCGAGAAGGCAATTACTCTTCGAACAGACTCTATTGTTGCGGCCTGCCAGCGAACGATGGGCATCTGGAACTTCAGTCCAATTCAGAAACGCGGCCTGCAGCCCCTCTCCGCACAGCTAccgagaacgcgagaagaatcgagaagaagcgagaacgaGATTCCAAGTGGACCCTCGAGGGCGTCCTCGAAGCCACACAAAGGCCGCCACAGAAAACAATGCAGCCGAGACCCACCCCGCGGGTCCCTCAGGTCGGACGTCGACCGTGACTAGGCAGCtacaccgagagagaaggcggtgcATGGAGCTCGAATTTtgaagcaagaagagaagagccaGAGGCACCTCGAAGGCgccaacgcatgcacagcacCAGAAACTATTccgcaagagagaaacacttTCGACAACTGATGTTCCACTTTTTGGCTGTTCCTCAGTCTCCTTGAGTCCGTTCGCGTTTCTCAGTTTTTCATCTtccgtccttttcttccttctcggaAACGCCCCCCACCCCCGGGGAAGGCAACGACAGCCGCGCATCATCCAAAGACACTCGAGCCGGGCGGGGAGAGCGCGGCTCTCCGTTCTCCGTAGAGCCTTCTGTCTATTTGTTTGGTACCGCGTCTAATGATTCAGCCTCATCTTCATGCTAGGGAGTCACGCCTGTTTTAGTCGAGCGGCCAGCCTGCCAAGCTGAAcgtcggagacaggcgatTCAGGACGATCCAGAGCggctcttgtctctcttcacagAGCGTCGTCCagttgtttttcgttttttttcgcgggTTTCGCCTCATCTGAACCCTCTTCACTGGGCGATCTGTGCCTCTGGCTCTCCACGGactgcttcgtttcctctaCCCCTGCGTTCTTGTCCTGTCGCTCCACTCGTGCTTCCCTGAGGCGTTTCGTACGCACTTGATTTCTTGGTAGTCCATGAGGCAGGTCGCCTCGCCCAGCGAGTCGAA
This Toxoplasma gondii ME49 chromosome VIII, whole genome shotgun sequence DNA region includes the following protein-coding sequences:
- a CDS encoding MCM2/3/5 family protein (encoded by transcript TGME49_270450), with amino-acid sequence MSRRNWSVLREGRRPACPPGGSPEGQASHPSPGKPLAVVSSSSSSSSSSSSSSSSSSSSSSSSSSSSSSSSSSSSSSSSSSSSSSSSSSSSSSSSSSSSSSSSSSSSSYVCSPAVSQASSQNTNCSDFCLPVVLASFLPSAASSPPALPEFPCPLSRPVAGDRSSFAAFSAAVLEASAASPQPWTRAALDSLREAAPSQIRAEFLRFLATTPSHLFTLGLYVSAATNVSAKSALFASLLSAQTPGGLSSSAAAFWRAVALDPQRRALHEMVSTVSFEVDLLSLLHQAPLLGAAVVNKPRETLAFLETDVVRDVAASLLRHMQSCGEHDMQSKEAEEKRQEEQLLLRSAPPLKIRLTHIPKDKYMERRTPLQIRTSDEGKLVVITGRVARAGDLQAVEEERTMSCRQCGECFRVFACAEQGYQLDIPLKCPAGSAAIREQLRARTASQEKVPHRGRGGFWGRRRGPCEGETFDSLGEATCLMDYQEIKLRCSLAGARKYLSRDPAHRALLPVVLLRHLAGTVSMGDIVTVVGIVGRRWQRVVRDMRAEVEMVLEANNIFHIRPDPLAASRRSVEWLFRDPYLVQVFAAHQRKRLLSTDARKTFRPPSLQDAHPPPASSSSSLGSAGSQTERESQSPRKLRQKLPSLEEVFQAFWESTGRDTDAAQGEATGGAGERGRARERGEKGEEGLRGGSGGWDEWTARGRLLDAACPSLYGMGSAKLALLLTLISGCEARTVPPGGFGDTRALAANSFASQEEGDQQEEESGSRWRKFVRPAAGDAQREADIWAPPTNRAAYLLWGGDAADGDDVRAETSGSKAKREKATGEQGEGEGGRRGERDSRLHRQPDERVACEEDEGARCQDCRRPGRDDREDGDVEGVRHRDAKRKREDRESGEGCSTRHKCHLLLLGATGTGKSTLLLAGRRLAQKAFGATGMGCTAAGLTCAAVRDSGNGAWHLDPGILVLADEGVCCLDDLYLMKKDAQAAIHEAMEQQSISVAKAGLVTRLTARCSIIAATSTETGAVGGKTFSSLSRLFDANSPSGSSECYADLPCLDANMPPPLFSRFDAVVVLGDAPRAIDAVTDFIVGRAVGRGQKSSAAGPLPPPLDVATHASKTEIGSSSSLECSRAAQGRRRPSALGALLSWTTSLLRLYLAFVGNTFFPGLSRQAGQVLSRYYLRLRAVGSSSGESRSAEGALHALGPFGKPAGPHGGGTGVTVRFFEGLFRLTQAHARLMARHTATRRDAIAVIWMLETSLCGNRVVPGLKKGNADVPEGRHGLLRLSEASTARVVDFLCVLPPQKNSGAYSAGPDEWSRCPGGAENAGNRESAGQLVYPSLQTVAGKALHCDIRSEAQYLAVEKLILKNLGLSMESGGAQQT